The proteins below are encoded in one region of Heliomicrobium gestii:
- the dnaX gene encoding DNA polymerase III subunit gamma/tau yields MAYLALYREWRPQSFQELVGQEHVSRTLQNAIAYQRIAHAYLFCGPRGTGKTTTAKILAKALNCCGDGPVKPCNDCPNCRAINSGASHDVLEIDAASNRGVDEIRELREQVKYAPQEGTYKVYIIDEVHMLTTEAFNALLKTLEEPPVNVIFVLATTEVHKIPATILSRCQRFDFRRLGINEIVDRLERICRHHELTASRETLQFIARKAEGGMRDALGILDQCVSYAGKAIQSADVTAILGAVADETLYEMTQGLAEERLSAVLMQLNDLINQGKEVRPLTRDLIEHYRDRLILRTVPGAADLADMPDDIAERVKETGQVYGAGELQACIALLSQAENDMKWTTHPRILLEVAFVRIARREWGAIAAGSGGAAGSATAGAAMGAAGRGVASASTAPAAGYAPVSAPAAPPVTGTAAGGSSDMEMRALRRRVESLEAKLRDMQQMLESHGGAAAEKAANPFAESPRRAVPAPLSTAAVGPDEDRPARMSEAPLDVDQVNACWPDVLAAAMEQISPLKRSILRGQTRLAGAEQNRVVLVHNNTLYNQPNDPKLSDVINALKEEFSKALDRPVLIQLCHESQWTPKAEPQRRQAGVPAEASPKATGAREASPPWADPNFIREKVFQDPNLSVEIVDDDTLDGMD; encoded by the coding sequence ATGGCCTATCTGGCGTTATACCGGGAGTGGCGACCCCAGAGCTTTCAGGAACTGGTCGGCCAGGAGCATGTGAGCCGGACCTTGCAAAACGCCATCGCCTATCAGCGGATCGCCCATGCCTATCTCTTTTGCGGCCCTCGGGGCACGGGGAAGACGACGACCGCCAAGATCCTCGCGAAAGCGTTGAACTGCTGCGGCGACGGACCGGTGAAGCCTTGCAACGACTGTCCCAATTGTCGCGCCATCAACAGCGGCGCCTCCCATGATGTGCTCGAGATCGACGCGGCGTCCAACCGGGGCGTCGACGAGATCCGGGAACTGCGCGAGCAGGTCAAGTACGCGCCCCAGGAGGGGACATACAAGGTCTATATCATCGACGAAGTGCACATGCTCACGACGGAAGCCTTCAACGCCCTCTTAAAGACGCTGGAGGAGCCGCCGGTCAATGTGATCTTCGTGCTCGCCACCACGGAGGTGCACAAGATCCCGGCCACCATCCTCTCCCGTTGCCAGCGCTTTGATTTCCGCCGCCTCGGCATCAACGAGATCGTCGACCGACTGGAGCGGATTTGCCGCCATCATGAGCTCACGGCCTCCCGGGAAACGCTGCAGTTTATCGCCCGCAAGGCCGAGGGCGGGATGCGGGACGCCCTGGGCATCCTCGACCAGTGTGTCTCCTACGCCGGAAAAGCGATCCAAAGCGCCGATGTGACGGCTATCCTGGGCGCTGTCGCCGATGAGACGCTCTACGAGATGACCCAGGGCCTGGCGGAAGAGCGGCTCTCTGCTGTGCTGATGCAGTTGAACGATCTGATCAACCAGGGCAAAGAGGTGCGACCACTGACGCGCGATCTGATCGAGCACTACCGGGATCGCCTGATCCTGCGGACGGTGCCGGGCGCCGCCGATCTGGCGGACATGCCTGACGACATCGCTGAGCGGGTGAAGGAGACGGGCCAGGTCTACGGCGCCGGAGAGTTGCAAGCCTGCATCGCCTTGCTGAGCCAGGCGGAAAACGACATGAAGTGGACGACCCATCCCCGCATCCTCCTGGAGGTTGCCTTTGTCCGCATCGCCCGCCGCGAATGGGGGGCGATTGCCGCCGGTTCTGGCGGCGCCGCCGGCAGCGCGACGGCTGGTGCGGCAATGGGCGCGGCTGGTCGAGGTGTCGCCAGCGCTTCGACGGCGCCAGCCGCCGGGTATGCGCCTGTTTCCGCTCCCGCCGCGCCACCGGTGACTGGAACGGCGGCCGGCGGTTCCTCTGATATGGAGATGCGCGCCCTCCGGCGACGGGTCGAGAGCCTGGAAGCGAAGCTGCGGGACATGCAGCAGATGCTGGAGAGCCACGGTGGCGCTGCCGCGGAAAAAGCCGCCAATCCCTTTGCCGAGTCGCCCCGGCGCGCCGTCCCTGCGCCGTTGTCCACCGCCGCGGTTGGGCCCGATGAGGACAGGCCGGCGCGCATGAGCGAAGCTCCCCTCGATGTTGACCAGGTGAACGCCTGCTGGCCCGATGTGCTTGCGGCGGCGATGGAGCAGATCTCCCCGTTGAAGCGCTCGATCTTGCGGGGGCAGACGCGCCTGGCCGGCGCCGAGCAGAACCGGGTCGTCCTCGTCCACAACAACACCCTCTATAATCAGCCGAATGATCCGAAGTTAAGCGATGTGATCAACGCCCTCAAGGAGGAGTTTTCCAAGGCGTTGGATCGGCCGGTGCTGATCCAACTATGCCACGAAAGCCAGTGGACGCCGAAAGCGGAACCGCAGCGGCGACAGGCGGGCGTCCCGGCCGAAGCCTCCCCAAAAGCAACCGGGGCCAGGGAAGCGTCGCCGCCTTGGGCCGACCCGAACTTTATCCGGGAAAAGGTCTTTCAAGACCCCAACCTGTCTGTGGAGATCGTCGATGACGACACCTTGGACGGTATGGATTAA
- a CDS encoding pro-sigmaK processing inhibitor BofA family protein — MNVTTEQMVLIGAGVLLLMVAGHFFWRPMRWLFTLAFNSLLGVLMLGGTNLLGASFGLTLPLNPVSALIAGFLGIPGMALLLMLKYFMIL, encoded by the coding sequence GTGAACGTCACGACAGAGCAGATGGTTCTGATCGGCGCCGGGGTACTGCTGCTCATGGTGGCCGGCCACTTCTTCTGGCGGCCCATGCGCTGGCTGTTTACGTTGGCCTTCAATTCGTTGCTGGGCGTGCTGATGCTGGGGGGAACGAACCTGTTGGGCGCCTCCTTCGGCCTGACGCTGCCCCTCAACCCGGTCAGCGCCCTGATCGCCGGGTTTCTGGGCATCCCGGGCATGGCGCTCTTGCTAATGTTGAAATATTTCATGATCTTGTGA
- a CDS encoding PPC domain-containing DNA-binding protein, whose amino-acid sequence MHYRRLGSKWLVRLDRGDEIVTSLKELVKKEGIRLGAVSGIGAVGRATIGLFESATKQYHSREVTGDMEIASLTGNISELNGEAYLHLHITLTDATNAAFGGHLSAATISCTGEIIIDGMEGQADRAFSEEIGLNLLKF is encoded by the coding sequence ATGCACTACAGACGATTAGGTTCAAAATGGCTTGTTCGGCTCGACCGGGGGGATGAGATCGTCACATCGCTGAAGGAACTGGTCAAAAAAGAAGGCATCCGGCTGGGCGCTGTCTCGGGGATCGGCGCCGTGGGGCGGGCAACGATCGGGTTATTTGAGTCGGCGACAAAACAATATCATTCCCGGGAGGTGACTGGCGACATGGAGATCGCCAGCCTGACCGGAAACATCAGTGAGTTGAACGGCGAAGCCTACCTGCACCTGCACATCACCTTGACCGACGCCACCAACGCCGCCTTCGGCGGCCACCTCTCTGCCGCCACGATCAGTTGCACCGGCGAGATCATCATCGATGGCATGGAGGGTCAGGCTGATCGGGCATTCAGTGAAGAGATTGGCCTTAACTTGTTGAAGTTCTAA
- the nifJ gene encoding pyruvate:ferredoxin (flavodoxin) oxidoreductase: protein MQTMDGNKAAAYVSYAFTECAAIYPITPSSTMAEYVDEWSAQGKKNIFGQTVTVAELQSEGGAAGAVHGALTAGSLTTTYTASQGLLLMIPNMYKIAGELLPGVMHVSARAIAGHALSIFGDHSDVMSCRQTGWAMLASGGVQEVMDLGGIAHLASIKSRVPFLHFFDGFRTSHEMQKIEVIDYADFAKLVDYEAIRAFRKRGLNPEHPSVRGTAQNPDIFFQAKEACNPYYEGVADIVAEYMKEISKLTGREYLPFNYYGAPDAERVIVAMGSACETIEETIDYLLARGEKVGLIKVRLYKPFSAKYFFDVLPQTVKKIAVLDRCKEPGSLGEPLYEDVRTLFYEADCQPVIVGGRYGLGSKEVLPSDIKAVFDNLKAEEPKNGFTVGIVDDVTFLSLPAGQFIDAAPEGTIQCKFWGLGSDGTVGANKQAVEIIGDHTDMYAQAYFAYDSKKSGGVTVSHLRFGHKPIKSPYLIHKADFISCSNQSYVYNYDLLAGLKEGGAFLLNTVWSPEELEEKLPGRLKRTIAEKKIRFYTIDAVHIAKKLGLGNRTNMVMQSAFFKLANVIPIEEAVEYLKAGIKKAYGKKGDAIVAMNAAAVDQGIEALVPIDVPAAWAEAADEAAAAKDVPAFIEKVLVPMNALQGDKLPVSAFADAPDGTFPVETSRYEKRGVAAFVPEWIKENCIQCNQCSFVCPHAAIRPFLLDAEEQAKAPAAFETIKAVGGKQFEGLTYRLQVTPLDCQGCGVCVNTCPAKQKALAMKEQDSQVALQQPNWDFATTLTIKDNLFKLDSIKGSQYAQPLLEFSGACAGCGETPYVKLITQLFGDRMLVANATGCTSIWGASAPSVPYCTNKEGKGPAWANSLFEDNAEFGYGMHLGVSKIRAKLADLIREALTLDIDAALKAAFNEWLVGMDDAEASKQATAKILPLIEGQANPVLAEIADRKDYLIKKSQWIFGGDGWAYDIGFGGLDHVLASGEDVNVLVLDTEVYSNTGGQSSKATPLAAIAKFAAAGKRMKKKDLGMMAMSYGYVYVAQIAMGADMNQTIKAIKEAEAYKGPSLIIAYASCINHGLKAGMANSQVEMARAVKSGYWHLYRFNPDLKEEGKNPFLLESKEPSESFRDFIMSEVRFNALVRSYPEQAQLLFGKMEQDAKERYEMYKRLASY from the coding sequence ATGCAAACGATGGACGGGAACAAGGCTGCCGCCTATGTCTCCTATGCGTTCACGGAATGCGCAGCCATCTACCCCATCACACCCTCGTCCACCATGGCGGAGTATGTCGACGAGTGGAGCGCCCAAGGCAAAAAGAACATCTTCGGTCAGACGGTGACTGTTGCCGAACTGCAATCCGAAGGTGGCGCCGCCGGCGCCGTCCACGGCGCGCTGACGGCGGGGTCGCTGACCACTACATACACCGCTTCCCAGGGTTTGCTCTTGATGATCCCCAACATGTACAAGATCGCCGGCGAACTGCTGCCCGGCGTCATGCACGTGTCGGCTCGCGCCATTGCCGGCCATGCCCTGAGCATCTTCGGCGACCACTCTGACGTCATGTCCTGCCGGCAGACCGGCTGGGCCATGCTGGCTTCCGGCGGCGTCCAGGAGGTCATGGATCTCGGCGGCATCGCCCACTTGGCGTCCATCAAGTCGCGCGTGCCCTTCCTGCATTTCTTCGACGGCTTCCGCACCTCCCACGAGATGCAGAAGATCGAAGTCATCGATTACGCCGACTTTGCCAAGCTGGTCGACTACGAAGCCATCCGGGCCTTCCGCAAGCGCGGTCTCAATCCGGAGCACCCGAGTGTCCGCGGCACCGCCCAGAACCCGGACATCTTCTTCCAGGCCAAGGAAGCCTGCAACCCCTACTACGAGGGCGTTGCCGACATCGTGGCCGAATATATGAAGGAAATCAGCAAGCTCACCGGCCGCGAGTACCTGCCCTTCAATTACTACGGCGCCCCTGACGCCGAGCGCGTCATCGTCGCCATGGGCTCGGCCTGTGAGACCATCGAAGAGACCATCGACTACCTCCTCGCCCGGGGTGAAAAGGTCGGCCTGATCAAGGTTCGCCTCTACAAGCCCTTCTCGGCCAAGTACTTCTTCGATGTGCTGCCCCAGACGGTCAAGAAGATCGCTGTCCTTGACCGCTGCAAGGAGCCCGGCTCCCTCGGCGAACCCCTTTACGAAGATGTGCGCACCCTCTTCTACGAAGCGGACTGCCAGCCCGTCATCGTCGGCGGTCGCTACGGCCTCGGCTCCAAAGAGGTGCTGCCCTCCGATATCAAAGCCGTCTTTGACAACCTCAAGGCCGAAGAGCCGAAAAACGGCTTCACCGTCGGCATCGTCGACGATGTCACCTTCCTGTCGCTGCCGGCGGGTCAATTCATCGACGCCGCGCCCGAAGGCACCATCCAGTGCAAGTTCTGGGGTCTCGGCTCTGACGGCACCGTCGGCGCCAACAAGCAAGCCGTCGAGATCATCGGCGACCACACCGACATGTACGCCCAGGCCTACTTCGCCTATGACTCCAAAAAATCGGGCGGTGTGACCGTCTCCCACCTGCGCTTCGGACACAAGCCGATCAAGTCGCCCTACCTGATCCACAAGGCCGACTTCATCTCCTGTTCGAACCAATCCTATGTCTACAACTACGACCTGCTGGCGGGCCTCAAAGAAGGCGGCGCCTTCCTGCTGAACACCGTTTGGTCGCCGGAAGAGTTGGAGGAAAAACTCCCCGGTCGCCTCAAGCGGACCATCGCCGAGAAGAAGATCCGCTTCTACACCATCGACGCCGTTCACATCGCCAAGAAGCTGGGCCTCGGCAACCGGACCAACATGGTCATGCAGTCGGCCTTCTTCAAACTGGCCAACGTGATCCCCATCGAAGAAGCCGTCGAGTACCTGAAAGCCGGCATCAAGAAGGCTTACGGCAAAAAAGGCGACGCCATCGTGGCCATGAACGCCGCCGCCGTCGACCAGGGCATCGAAGCGCTCGTCCCGATCGATGTGCCCGCCGCCTGGGCCGAGGCTGCTGATGAAGCCGCCGCCGCCAAAGATGTGCCGGCCTTCATTGAAAAGGTCCTCGTGCCCATGAACGCCCTCCAGGGCGATAAACTGCCTGTCAGCGCCTTTGCCGATGCGCCCGATGGCACCTTCCCCGTCGAAACCTCCCGCTATGAAAAGCGCGGCGTCGCCGCCTTCGTCCCCGAATGGATCAAGGAAAACTGCATCCAGTGCAACCAGTGCTCCTTCGTCTGTCCCCATGCCGCCATTCGTCCCTTCCTGCTCGATGCGGAAGAACAAGCCAAGGCGCCGGCCGCCTTTGAAACCATCAAGGCCGTCGGCGGCAAGCAGTTCGAAGGCCTGACCTACCGCTTGCAGGTCACGCCCCTCGACTGCCAGGGCTGCGGCGTCTGCGTCAACACTTGCCCGGCAAAGCAGAAGGCCCTTGCCATGAAGGAACAGGACAGCCAGGTGGCCCTGCAGCAACCCAATTGGGACTTCGCCACGACCCTCACCATCAAAGACAACCTCTTCAAGCTCGACTCGATCAAGGGCAGCCAGTACGCCCAGCCCCTCCTCGAATTCAGCGGCGCCTGCGCCGGCTGTGGCGAAACACCCTATGTCAAGCTGATCACCCAACTGTTCGGCGATCGCATGCTTGTCGCCAACGCCACCGGCTGCACCTCCATCTGGGGCGCCAGCGCGCCCTCTGTGCCCTACTGCACCAACAAGGAAGGCAAAGGGCCGGCCTGGGCCAACTCACTCTTTGAAGACAACGCCGAGTTCGGCTACGGCATGCACCTGGGCGTCAGCAAGATCCGCGCCAAGCTGGCCGATCTGATCCGTGAAGCCCTCACCTTGGACATCGACGCCGCCCTCAAGGCCGCCTTCAACGAATGGCTCGTCGGTATGGACGACGCCGAAGCCTCCAAGCAGGCGACGGCCAAAATCCTGCCCCTGATCGAAGGCCAGGCGAACCCCGTGCTCGCCGAAATCGCCGACCGCAAGGACTACCTGATCAAGAAGTCCCAGTGGATCTTCGGCGGCGACGGCTGGGCCTATGACATCGGCTTCGGCGGTCTCGACCATGTGCTCGCCTCCGGCGAAGACGTGAACGTCCTTGTTTTGGATACGGAGGTCTACTCGAACACGGGCGGCCAATCGTCGAAAGCGACGCCGCTTGCCGCCATCGCCAAGTTCGCCGCCGCCGGCAAGCGGATGAAGAAGAAAGACCTCGGCATGATGGCCATGTCCTACGGCTATGTCTATGTGGCCCAGATCGCCATGGGCGCTGACATGAACCAGACCATCAAGGCGATCAAAGAAGCGGAGGCCTACAAAGGACCATCCCTGATCATCGCCTACGCCTCCTGCATCAACCATGGCCTCAAAGCCGGCATGGCCAACAGCCAAGTCGAGATGGCCCGCGCCGTCAAGTCCGGCTACTGGCATCTCTACCGGTTCAACCCCGATCTCAAGGAAGAAGGCAAAAACCCCTTCCTCCTCGAATCGAAGGAGCCTTCCGAGTCCTTCCGCGACTTCATCATGAGCGAAGTCCGCTTCAACGCCCTCGTCCGTTCGTACCCCGAACAGGCCCAACTGCTCTTCGGCAAGATGGAGCAGGACGCCAAGGAACGGTACGAGATGTACAAACGGCTGGCATCCTACTAA
- a CDS encoding YbaB/EbfC family nucleoid-associated protein produces MFGKMGDMQKMMKQVQKMQQDMAKLQEELAERTVEATGGGGAIKVVANGKNEILSIAIAPEAVDPDDVEMLQDLILTVVNEALRKAQEMVSQEMAKVTGGLKIPGMF; encoded by the coding sequence ATGTTCGGAAAAATGGGCGACATGCAAAAGATGATGAAACAAGTGCAAAAGATGCAACAGGATATGGCCAAACTCCAGGAGGAATTGGCGGAACGCACCGTCGAGGCCACCGGAGGCGGCGGGGCGATCAAGGTGGTCGCCAATGGGAAAAACGAGATCCTGTCCATCGCCATCGCGCCGGAAGCCGTCGATCCCGACGACGTTGAGATGCTCCAAGACCTGATCCTGACCGTCGTCAACGAGGCGCTGCGGAAGGCGCAAGAGATGGTCAGCCAGGAAATGGCCAAGGTCACAGGCGGTCTGAAGATTCCCGGAATGTTCTAA
- the recR gene encoding recombination mediator RecR → MLYYAEPVGRLIEELSKLPGVGPKTAQRLAFHLLHVPRSEAVALAKAIVEAHDKTLYCSVCTNLTDQDPCRICGDANRDRSVICVVEEPRDVVAVEKTREYRGHYHVLHGALSPIEGIGPEQLRISQLMARLADPELKEVIVATNPTVEGEATASYLARLIKPMGVKVTRIAHGLPVGGDLEYADQVTLLRAMEGRREL, encoded by the coding sequence ATGCTCTACTACGCGGAACCGGTCGGACGGCTGATCGAAGAACTGTCCAAACTGCCCGGCGTCGGACCGAAAACAGCGCAACGGCTGGCCTTTCACCTGCTCCATGTTCCGCGGAGCGAAGCCGTTGCCCTGGCGAAGGCCATCGTCGAGGCCCATGACAAGACGCTCTACTGTTCCGTCTGCACGAACTTGACCGATCAGGATCCTTGCCGCATCTGCGGTGATGCGAACCGGGATCGCAGCGTCATCTGTGTTGTCGAAGAGCCGCGCGATGTGGTGGCCGTCGAAAAGACTCGGGAGTATCGCGGTCACTACCATGTCCTCCATGGCGCCCTGTCGCCCATCGAGGGCATCGGGCCGGAGCAGCTGCGGATCAGCCAACTGATGGCGCGGCTGGCCGATCCGGAGTTAAAAGAGGTGATCGTCGCCACCAACCCCACCGTTGAAGGGGAGGCGACGGCGTCCTACTTGGCGCGACTGATCAAACCCATGGGCGTCAAGGTGACGCGCATCGCCCACGGCTTGCCGGTGGGCGGCGATCTGGAGTACGCCGATCAGGTCACGTTGTTGCGGGCGATGGAAGGCCGGCGTGAGTTGTAA